In the Plasmodium chabaudi chabaudi strain AS genome assembly, chromosome: 13 genome, one interval contains:
- a CDS encoding ATP-dependent RNA helicase DDX5, putative — protein MRSFNSFQGRSNNNYQNRGGGSHGNHQGYHSGRKNYGNNSGYHNNNNSGGLGKNLNPVDWANFKLVPFEKNFYKEHDDIRRLSSKEVKEIRDKHRITILGGDNIPNPVESINKVGFPDYVLKSLRNNHIVSPTPIQIQGWPIALSGKDMIGKAETGSGKTLAFILPAFVHILAQPSLKHGDGPIVLVLAPTRELAEQIRQECIKFSVESKVRNTCAYGGVPKGGQIYALRQGVHILIACPGRLIDLLEQNATNLRRVTYLVLDEADKMLDMGFEMQIRKIVEQIRPDRQTLMWSATWPKEVQALARDLCKDQPIHVNVGSLTLTACRRIKQEIYLIEEHEKLGNLKSLLQRIFKENDRIIVFVETKRSADFITKALRLEGMPALCIHGDKKQDERRWVLNDFKTGKSPILIATDVASRGLDIKDVKFVINYDFPNQIEDYVHRIGRTGRAGAHGASFTFLTSDKYRLAKELVKILRESEQPIPPQLEKISFSSGNNQRRNPYYSSGRSGYNSNFSGRGGNRYY, from the exons ATGAGAAGCTTTAACAGTTTTCAAGGTCgatcaaataataattatcagAACCGTGGTGGAGGATCACACGGAAATCATCAAGGTTATCATTCaggaagaaaaaattatggaaataattcaggatatcataataataataattcaggAGGGCTTGGAAAGAATTTAAATCCAGTTGATTGGGCTAATTTTAAGTTAGTGccatttgaaaaaaatttttataaagaaCATGATGATATACGTAGATTATCATCAAAAGAAGTAAAAGAAATTAGAGATAAACATAGAATTACTATATTAGGTGGTGATAATATACCAAACCCTGTTGAATCAATTAATAAAGTTGGTTTTCCTGATTATGTATTAAAATCTTTAAGAAATAATCATATTGTTTCTCCTACCCCTATACAAATACAAGGTTGGCCTATAGCTTTATCAGGTAAAGATATGATTGGTAAAGCCGAAACAGGTAGTGGTAAAACACttgcttttattttacctGCATTCGTTCATATATTAGCTCAACCAAGTTTAAAACATGGGGATGGACCAATTGTTTTAGTATTAGCACCTACCAGAGAATTAGCTGAACAAATCAGACAAGAATGTATTAAATTCTCAGTCGAATCGAAAGTTAGAAATACTTGTGCATATGGTGGAGTACCAAAAGGTGGACAAATTTATGCCTTAAGACAAGGagtacatattttaattgcTTGCCCAGGACGTTTAATTGATTTATTAGAACAAAATGCAACTAATTTAAGGAGAGTTACATATTTAGTTTTAGATGAAGCAGATAAAATGTTAGATATGGGTTTTGAAATGcaaattagaaaaatagTCGAACAAATTAGACCCGATAGACAAACATTAATGTGGTCTGCTACATGGCCAAAAGAAGTACAAGCACTAGCTAGAGATTTATGTAAAGATCAACCAATACATGTAAATGTTGGTTCACTAACTTTAACTGCATGTCGTAGAATTAAACAAGAAATTTATCTTATTGAG gAACATGAGAAATTGGGAAATTTAAAATCACTACTACAAAGAATATTCAAGGAGAATGATAGGATAATTGTTTTTGTGGAAACAAAAAGaa GCGCTGATTTCATAACAAAGGCTTTAAGACTAGAGGGAATGCCAGCATTATGTATCCATGGAGATAAAAAGCAAGATGAAAGAAGATGGGttttaaatgattttaAAACAGGAAAAAGCCCAATTTTAATAGCAACTGATGTTGCATCAAGAGGTCTTGATATTAAAGATGTAAAATTTGTAATTAATTATGATTTTCCTAATCAAATTGAAGATTATGTTCACAGAATTGGTAGAACAGGAAGAGCAGGTGCACATGGTGCCTCCTTCACATTTTTAACATCGGATAAATATCGATTAGCTAAAGAATtagttaaaatattaagagAATCAGAACAACCTATACCACCacaattagaaaaaatttcattttcatcagGTAACAATCAAAGAAGAAACCCTTATTATAGTTCTGGGCGTTCAGGATATAATTCTAACTTCTCAGGAAGAGGCGGAAATAGATATTACTAA